GGAGGTTGCGAAAAATTTTACCAGTGGTTTAACGATCTTATTTGAACAAAAAATTAAAGCTGGGGATTTTATTGAATGGGATGGAATGAAGGGATATGTGGATGAAATTTCTCTGCGATCAACGATAATTAAAACGCTTCTGGGTCGTTATATTATTGTGCCGAATCATGTTTTGGTAGGAGCACAAGTTATTAATTGGACTTACCATAAGCCCCAAGGCTGGGCAATGGTAGAAGTGAATGTTCCCCATGAAAGTGATACAGTTTTGGTCGTGGAAATCCTTTTAGAATCTGCTTATATGGAAGATACGGTTTCTGGTGATCAATCAGCTTGTGTTTATTTTACTGGTTTTGGGGAATACGGATTAAATTTTCAACTTTGGGTTTGGGTTGAAGAAGTGGATAAAAAACATATTACAGAAAGTTCTTTGAGATTCTTAATTGAGTCTAATCTTAAACAACATGGGATTAGGCTCGCAACACCTCGTCTGGGCGTTTGGTATCCAGCGCAATTGCCAACTCAAACAGAAACTTTATCCACTGAGAAAAATGATCAAGAAACCCCAAGTGCTGATTTTCCTCATTTTTCTGAAAGTATTACTCCTTCTCGCCCTGTGGCACTACGTAATTTATTAAGAAATATTAATTATTTTCAAAATTGTTCGGAAATTGAGCTGAAAAAACTAATTGAAATTGGTTATAGGAAACGATTACAAGCAGGGGATATTTTATATCGAGAGGGGGATCCTGGGGATACATTTTATATTATTTTATCTGGATCAGTTGAGTATTATGTGGAAAAATTAAAGCAAACTCCAACGGTTCTGAAGGTTGGAGATTTTGTGGGAGAACTTTCCCTAATGTTAGGAATTAGGCGTACAGTTACTGTACGAGCGAGAGAAGAAAGCACTTTATTTGCAATTAATAAATATGGCTTTAGTAGTTTATTAAAAGAGCAACCTCACTTGTATGAGCTAATTGTTGTGGAATTAGGAAAGGCACAAAAAGAATTGTCGCAACAACAACAACAGTTACGACAATTGGGGCTATTAAATTATCAAGAATTGGACAAAAATCCCATTGCTTGGGTACAGCGTCAGTGGGAAAAACTCTTAAAACGTTAAAACTTAAGTTTTCCTCGAAATAATTGAACACAAATGCCACAGGTAAGCGCGATCGCGCCGACAGCAATTTGACTGGCAAAGTTGTAATGGTGATGATCAGGAATATCGAGATCAACGTGACTAATTTCATCAATTTGAATATCACGTTCTGTTACTGGAACTGTTATCATATCCCAGTGATTACTATAGTCTTCATCGCCAATTTCCACTGACCAAACTCCAGGAATCGAATAATCGGGATGGAAAACAAATTTCCCATCTTCATCAGTAAACCCATGAATTTCAAGATAATTAGAGTTACTAGGGGGATGAATAACCACATCAGCCCCATCAAATAATTCTCCTGTACTAAAGAGTGCTTGAATTTCTAGAGAATTATCTTTAGGATTATAGCGAGTTTCAACCAGGTGAGCAGAGGCAGGTTGAGCAAATAGGAAAAAACTGAAAAGTAAAACAACAATTGCTAGAAATCGCTTAAGTTTAAGAGTTTTTTGAAATTGCTGGGTAATAGTCTTCATAGTGCCTTCTTTATAAAACATACGTGGTTGATGTCAATGTTAAAACGATGCCGAGGAGAACGACAAGAATTGCGCTGGAAATTGAGAGGGTTTCTAAAACTTGGTTCATTTTTGGTAAGCCCTCTAACCAATCTCGGGTGTAAACAGCAATTAAGCCTAAAGTCATTAAAACAAACGCTAAACCAAGACTAAATCCTCCCACCAACACTAAGCCATAACCAATGCGATGTAACGCCACCGCTGCTAATAATAATACCAGTGCGGAGGGACAGGGAATTAACCCTCCTGCAATTCCTACTTTGAGCAGGGAAGCATTTTTGACTTCATGATGGTGATGATGATGATCATGAGAGTGTCGTTTTAGCCTCTTTCTTACTAGATTGACTCCCACACCAATAATAATCACGCCGCTGACAACCGTAATTAGCGGATATAACTGCTCTGATAGGACGTATTTGGAGGCAAATAGTGCCACAAGACCTAAAATAAAAACCCCTAAGGTGTGAGAAACTGTCGTTGTCAATCCCAATAAAACGGCTTGGCGAGGCGTTGCCTGTGATCCGACTAGATAGGCAGTAGCAAGAGTTTTACCATGACCTGGGGAAAGGGCGTGAAAACCGCCTAAACCAAAGGCAATTAAAGTACCAACAAGTAGGCTACTAAAGCTAAGTTCTGAGGTTAGTAAATCAATTGTCCAAGCAGAAGGCTCACTAAGATGAGCAAAAATTTTATATCGTATCATCGGATACTAAACCCAAGGTGATAATCAATCTCATTATGCCTCAGTTTTATTCAATTCTTGTAAAGTTTTGATGAACTTTCTTCCCCATACAAAGACATCTCTGGTTGCTCAAATGTTGGTAAACAAATTGACTCTACTGTAGGAGTACAACCCAACCAATGACGAGAACGCTGGGCAAATTCTTCAGCATCACCACTAACACAAAAGCGAGTAGGGTTAGCATAGCCTAAATGTTGTAAGCCCATCAACTCTAGTTCTTGTTCAATGGCTTTCACTACATATTGTGCTGGATCAATAAAGCGTACTGTTGGTGGCAGTAAATCCTTTAATATTGGGGCTAAATAAGGGTAATGGGTACATCCATAAATGAGCGTATCAATTTGCTTTTCTTGTAAAGAGGCTAAATAGCCTTCAGCAACTTGTCGCACATAAGGATCATTGAGTCGGTTTTGTTCAATTAGGGGAACAAACTCAGGACAGCTTACCTGCCAAACTTTCACCGCATTGTTAATTTCGAGAATGGCTTGACGATAAGCATTACTAGTGGCGGTTGCTGGAGTCGCAATGACTCCAATCCGCTTTCCCATTTCAATTGCCCCCCTTGCCCCTGGCAGAATCACCCCTAGAATGGGAATATTAAATTCAGAGCGAACGGTATCTAGAGCAAGAGCAGAACAGGTATTGCAGGCCATAATGACCATTTTTACCCCTTGTTCTACCATCCAAGAGATAATTTCACGCACAAATTGCACTAACTCATTGTAAGAGCGATTTCCATAAGGAAGGCGAGCCGTATCAGCAAAATAGAGGATAGATTCTTGTGGCAGTTGCCGATAAAGTTCTCGTAAAACAGTTAAGCCCCCTAAGCCACTATCAAACACGCCAATCGGGTGTTGAGCGGTTAGGGGTTTTGGATTCGGCTGCGAGTCGTTGTTGGTCAACAAATTAGTCCCTCTTCTTCAATTAATTGCCAGTTTTCATAGTATTACTCAATTTTATTGAACGTATCGTATAATTCCTTCCGCGATCGCCTCAGCCATTTGCTTGCGGAAGTCATCATCAGCTAGACGGGGGGCATCTTCTCGACCCGTGACAAATCCAGCTTCCACTAAAACTGATGGCATAGAAGAATTACGGAGGACATAAAAATTAGCTTGTCTCACGCCGCGATCGCGCATATTGATCTTACTCAAAATACTGCGCTGAATTGATGCAGCTAAACCCCGACCTTGAGAGTGATAATAGGTTTCCACCCCATTTACATCTGGGCGACTCATGCTAATGGCATTGGAATGAATACTAACAAAGAAATCACCATTGACTCGATTGGCCATTTCGGCACGTCCTGAGAGGCTAATATAGCGATCATCTTCCCGTAAGGTGTGAACTCTAACTCCTTTTTCCTCCAAAATATCCCGAAGATGAAGAGAAATTGATAACGCGATCCATTTTTCCTGTATGCCTCCAATACCGATCGCGCCGGGATCTCGCCCTCCATGTCCCGGATCAATGACAATCAGAGGCTGATCTTTGCGATCACCAGCAGGACTGGGTCTAGGGGTTTCTCTTTGCTGCGGTTGTGGCACATCAATTGATTGATGTTGTGGGGTTGGATCTCCTCCTGTGCCAGCTTGCCCTTGTCCCCGT
This window of the Euhalothece natronophila Z-M001 genome carries:
- a CDS encoding nickel/cobalt transporter, with protein sequence MIRYKIFAHLSEPSAWTIDLLTSELSFSSLLVGTLIAFGLGGFHALSPGHGKTLATAYLVGSQATPRQAVLLGLTTTVSHTLGVFILGLVALFASKYVLSEQLYPLITVVSGVIIIGVGVNLVRKRLKRHSHDHHHHHHEVKNASLLKVGIAGGLIPCPSALVLLLAAVALHRIGYGLVLVGGFSLGLAFVLMTLGLIAVYTRDWLEGLPKMNQVLETLSISSAILVVLLGIVLTLTSTTYVL
- the murI gene encoding glutamate racemase; this encodes MTNNDSQPNPKPLTAQHPIGVFDSGLGGLTVLRELYRQLPQESILYFADTARLPYGNRSYNELVQFVREIISWMVEQGVKMVIMACNTCSALALDTVRSEFNIPILGVILPGARGAIEMGKRIGVIATPATATSNAYRQAILEINNAVKVWQVSCPEFVPLIEQNRLNDPYVRQVAEGYLASLQEKQIDTLIYGCTHYPYLAPILKDLLPPTVRFIDPAQYVVKAIEQELELMGLQHLGYANPTRFCVSGDAEEFAQRSRHWLGCTPTVESICLPTFEQPEMSLYGEESSSKLYKN
- a CDS encoding mechanosensitive ion channel domain-containing protein; this translates as MPNIPLEVLIQFAAVIIATLGITIILKRFLRNQLLPKIGIPLGTREAISIIISYSGGAFLFVSILQAIGINLDSFTVLAGGVGLGIGFGLQEVAKNFTSGLTILFEQKIKAGDFIEWDGMKGYVDEISLRSTIIKTLLGRYIIVPNHVLVGAQVINWTYHKPQGWAMVEVNVPHESDTVLVVEILLESAYMEDTVSGDQSACVYFTGFGEYGLNFQLWVWVEEVDKKHITESSLRFLIESNLKQHGIRLATPRLGVWYPAQLPTQTETLSTEKNDQETPSADFPHFSESITPSRPVALRNLLRNINYFQNCSEIELKKLIEIGYRKRLQAGDILYREGDPGDTFYIILSGSVEYYVEKLKQTPTVLKVGDFVGELSLMLGIRRTVTVRAREESTLFAINKYGFSSLLKEQPHLYELIVVELGKAQKELSQQQQQLRQLGLLNYQELDKNPIAWVQRQWEKLLKR